A section of the Solitalea canadensis DSM 3403 genome encodes:
- a CDS encoding 3'-5' exonuclease translates to MNLNLKRPIAFFDLETTGVNVASDRIVEIAILKVLPNGTIETKTRRVNPEMPIPLESSLIHGIYEEDIKNEPTFKQMAKSIAQFLENADLGGYNSNKFDVPLLMEEFLRAGVEFDIEGRKLVDVQNIFHQMEQRTLKAAYKFYCGKEIENHHSAEADIKATYEVLLAQLDKYDGVEYEDKSGNKSTPIVNDVEALHKFTYVRDVVDFAGRMIYNEQGVEVFNFGKHKGKAVEEVFSFEPTYYDWMMNGDFPLYTKKKLTEIRLRSAFKKR, encoded by the coding sequence ATGAATTTAAACCTGAAAAGACCTATTGCATTTTTTGATCTTGAGACTACCGGTGTTAATGTTGCATCTGATCGTATAGTGGAAATTGCAATACTAAAGGTGCTTCCTAACGGAACAATCGAAACCAAAACCCGCCGTGTTAACCCTGAAATGCCCATTCCACTTGAATCTTCATTAATTCATGGCATTTATGAGGAGGATATAAAGAATGAGCCTACTTTTAAACAAATGGCTAAAAGTATAGCTCAATTTCTTGAAAACGCTGATCTGGGAGGGTATAACTCTAATAAATTTGATGTACCGTTGTTAATGGAAGAGTTTTTAAGAGCAGGAGTGGAGTTTGATATTGAAGGACGTAAACTTGTAGATGTTCAAAATATCTTCCATCAGATGGAACAACGTACCTTAAAGGCTGCTTATAAATTCTACTGTGGTAAAGAGATCGAAAATCATCATTCGGCCGAAGCAGATATAAAAGCAACGTATGAAGTGCTTCTTGCTCAATTAGATAAATACGATGGTGTAGAATATGAAGATAAATCAGGTAATAAATCTACGCCAATAGTAAACGATGTAGAAGCTCTACATAAATTCACCTACGTTCGTGATGTTGTCGACTTTGCGGGTAGAATGATTTACAACGAGCAAGGTGTCGAAGTATTCAACTTCGGTAAGCACAAAGGAAAAGCTGTTGAAGAGGTGTTTTCTTTTGAACCAACTTATTACGATTGGATGATGAATGGTGATTTTCCACTATATACTAAGAAGAAGTTAACAGAAATCCGTTTAAGGAGTGCGTTTAAGAAGAGATAG
- a CDS encoding TlpA disulfide reductase family protein: MKKLSFILLFVAVSTGCFAQQVKPIKFSQLQNRYSSVNDTTYIINFWATWCAPCIKELPNFVQLQEQYRTDKLKVILVSMDFKSKLESSVQPFVKRNKIPLEVLLLDEKDQGAVIDEVDKSWSGALPGTLIINAKNDYRKFYERDFNFDELKDAYLLTKK; encoded by the coding sequence ATGAAAAAGCTTTCCTTTATTTTATTGTTTGTTGCAGTTTCAACTGGCTGTTTTGCACAGCAGGTTAAACCAATAAAGTTTTCTCAGCTTCAAAACAGGTATTCTTCCGTTAATGATACTACTTACATTATTAATTTTTGGGCTACATGGTGTGCACCCTGCATAAAGGAACTTCCAAATTTTGTTCAACTGCAAGAGCAATACCGCACAGATAAACTTAAAGTGATATTAGTGAGCATGGATTTTAAGTCAAAGCTCGAATCAAGTGTTCAGCCTTTTGTTAAACGAAATAAAATACCATTAGAGGTTTTGCTGTTGGATGAAAAAGATCAGGGAGCAGTGATTGATGAAGTGGATAAAAGCTGGTCGGGCGCATTGCCAGGAACATTAATTATTAATGCCAAAAACGACTATCGCAAGTTTTACGAGCGCGATTTCAATTTTGATGAGCTTAAAGATGCTTATTTGTTAACTAAAAAATAA
- the lgt gene encoding prolipoprotein diacylglyceryl transferase, which produces MLNYITWDVSREIFSLGPVVLRWYGLLFASGFAIGYFIMQKIFRKEGVKEEVLDKLTMYMVVSTVIGARLGHCLFYEPEYYLSHPLEILMVWKGGLASHGAAIGILFGLYLFSKNVSKLPYLWILDRIVIVVALGGACIRFGNLFNSEIYGKVTDVPWAFRFVTSDGPNALPRHPTQLYEAFFCIALFAFLLWYYYKHVTQMKDGIIFSFFLVLLFAFRFFIEFLKAEQVDFEKGMSLNMGQWLSIPFVIIGILLYFKQSKTEPHNYVIAK; this is translated from the coding sequence ATGCTTAATTACATAACCTGGGATGTTAGCCGCGAAATATTTTCGTTAGGACCTGTTGTTTTAAGATGGTACGGATTACTATTTGCTTCAGGATTTGCCATCGGCTATTTCATCATGCAAAAAATCTTTAGAAAAGAAGGTGTAAAGGAGGAAGTTTTAGATAAGTTAACCATGTACATGGTAGTTTCTACTGTAATTGGTGCTCGTTTAGGACATTGTCTCTTCTATGAGCCTGAGTATTACCTAAGTCACCCATTAGAAATTTTGATGGTTTGGAAAGGTGGTTTAGCTAGTCATGGTGCGGCTATTGGTATATTATTTGGGTTATACCTATTCTCAAAGAATGTATCGAAATTACCCTATTTGTGGATACTCGACCGTATCGTAATAGTAGTAGCATTGGGAGGAGCCTGTATCCGTTTCGGTAATTTATTCAACTCCGAAATTTATGGAAAAGTAACCGACGTTCCCTGGGCCTTCAGATTTGTAACCTCTGATGGACCGAATGCATTACCTCGTCATCCAACACAGTTGTATGAAGCATTCTTCTGTATTGCATTGTTTGCTTTCTTATTGTGGTATTATTACAAACATGTAACCCAAATGAAAGATGGAATTATCTTCTCTTTCTTCCTTGTTTTACTGTTTGCCTTCAGATTTTTCATTGAATTCTTAAAAGCTGAACAGGTAGACTTTGAAAAGGGAATGTCGCTTAATATGGGTCAATGGTTAAGCATTCCTTTTGTTATAATAGGAATACTGCTTTACTTTAAACAAAGCAAAACCGAACCTCATAACTATGTAATTGCAAAATAA
- a CDS encoding thioredoxin family protein, with protein sequence MKRLLIIAALALFSTAVFAQGYKVGDKATDFKLKNVNGKQVSMADYKSAKGYIVVFTCNHCPYAKAYENRIIALDKKYAVKGYPVIAINPNDPVAYPEDSFDNMKKRSTEKKYSFPYLIDESQNVAKAYGATKTPHVFILQKTSAGDMVEYIGAIDNDTEGNDDSKIKYVENAVDALLQNKKPETTLTKAVGCSIKWKSI encoded by the coding sequence ATGAAACGATTATTGATCATTGCAGCCTTGGCTTTATTTAGCACAGCTGTTTTTGCCCAGGGATATAAGGTGGGTGATAAGGCTACCGATTTTAAACTGAAAAATGTAAATGGGAAACAGGTATCAATGGCTGATTATAAATCGGCAAAGGGATACATTGTTGTATTTACCTGTAATCATTGTCCGTACGCAAAGGCCTATGAAAACAGGATTATTGCTTTAGATAAAAAATATGCAGTTAAAGGTTATCCGGTAATTGCTATTAACCCTAATGATCCGGTTGCTTATCCTGAGGATTCTTTCGATAACATGAAGAAACGCTCAACCGAAAAGAAATATTCGTTTCCGTATTTAATTGATGAAAGTCAGAATGTGGCTAAAGCCTACGGAGCTACTAAAACCCCTCATGTATTTATATTACAAAAGACTTCGGCAGGGGATATGGTGGAATATATTGGTGCAATTGACAATGATACAGAAGGAAACGATGATAGCAAGATTAAATATGTAGAGAATGCCGTTGATGCATTATTGCAGAATAAAAAGCCTGAAACTACTTTAACCAAAGCAGTTGGCTGTAGCATTAAATGGAAATCTATATAA